In one window of Pseudomonadota bacterium DNA:
- a CDS encoding DUF4384 domain-containing protein translates to MRYIFRNNKACKKMLIVLTIMSFSLLLASCASIDPADTDVQLKTEPPAAKITSFTQALADLGLMTEIYNVDVVKIQSNPIGDNTGTSGSTGGEIPRDITEMLKSSLNSIGGRVTFIPYDPSFIQNQMVTGYSNFDEKLIPDIVVSGGITEFDRGLETRGDGTDVSAGAEFTGLPDYLPSKEVKLRYGDAGKTGLASITLDFNLLDFRTMAGVPRMSAVNTMRVSKAMNERELGVSLFGQTFGRKGSIKKVQGRHHAVRLLVELSMIQIVGKYNGLPYWRLLGDDAMPDKDVESAVKKFYYKLTDSDRLFKIQEWLYLHGYDVALTGQLDNATVAALKQFDSSFNKIDADLFLRIYASIPIKESTLGRRNQLDRIMNQPAEVVEASAPVQQPVQQQQAQAQAYVEPQQEVAAEPAQQPAPAVSKQQQAAPAPAAASVSRRKPNSIGRILTDEEW, encoded by the coding sequence ATGAGATACATATTCCGGAATAATAAAGCCTGCAAGAAAATGCTAATCGTTTTGACTATTATGTCATTTTCCTTGCTTCTTGCTTCTTGTGCGTCAATTGATCCGGCCGATACAGATGTTCAACTTAAAACAGAGCCGCCGGCAGCTAAAATCACCTCATTTACGCAGGCCCTGGCAGACCTTGGATTAATGACTGAAATCTATAATGTTGATGTTGTTAAAATACAGAGCAATCCTATAGGTGATAATACCGGCACATCGGGTTCTACCGGCGGAGAAATACCAAGAGATATAACCGAAATGCTAAAGAGTTCTCTTAATTCAATCGGTGGAAGAGTTACCTTTATTCCTTATGATCCGTCATTTATTCAAAACCAGATGGTAACCGGTTATTCGAATTTTGATGAAAAACTTATACCTGATATAGTAGTAAGCGGCGGTATTACAGAATTTGACAGGGGATTGGAAACAAGGGGTGACGGCACTGATGTCAGCGCCGGTGCTGAGTTTACCGGATTGCCTGATTACCTTCCATCAAAAGAAGTAAAGCTTAGATATGGTGATGCAGGAAAAACAGGCTTGGCCAGCATAACACTTGATTTTAACCTTCTTGATTTCAGAACTATGGCAGGTGTACCCAGAATGAGTGCCGTGAACACCATGAGGGTATCAAAAGCCATGAATGAAAGGGAATTAGGAGTAAGCCTTTTTGGTCAGACATTCGGAAGAAAGGGCTCTATAAAGAAAGTTCAGGGAAGGCACCATGCGGTAAGACTTCTTGTTGAATTGAGTATGATCCAGATTGTTGGAAAATATAATGGACTTCCTTACTGGAGATTATTGGGCGACGATGCCATGCCTGATAAAGATGTAGAAAGTGCTGTAAAGAAGTTTTATTACAAATTAACTGATTCAGACCGATTATTTAAAATTCAGGAATGGCTGTATCTCCATGGATATGATGTCGCACTTACCGGGCAGCTTGATAATGCAACTGTTGCAGCATTAAAACAGTTTGACAGCAGTTTTAATAAAATAGATGCGGATTTATTCCTTAGAATATATGCATCAATTCCTATAAAAGAAAGTACATTAGGCAGAAGAAACCAGTTAGATAGGATTATGAACCAGCCCGCAGAAGTGGTTGAGGCCAGTGCGCCTGTTCAACAGCCTGTACAACAGCAACAAGCTCAGGCACAAGCTTATGTGGAACCTCAACAGGAAGTTGCCGCTGAACCAGCACAACAACCCGCTCCTGCCGTCTCAAAACAGCAACAGGCGGCTCCAGCTCCAGCTGCTGCAAGCGTTTCCAGGAGAAAACCAAATTCTATCGGCAGAATCCTTACAGATGAAGAATGGTGA
- a CDS encoding DUF2807 domain-containing protein produces the protein MKATHYYLIILFIILSVMLLSANKADASGISINLGDGSASDISIDGGVAQSGNISIDGGVVSSGSGGCGSGIEGNGIDKKEKRVVSEFKSVEIDGAFNVYIECQKKKSIEVRGDSNILPHIITRVVGNTLQITSNKTICPKKLLEVRVSVDNVEKILVSGAVDLLISGVNNNGLDVEVDGAVDVKASGKTKNLKLDISGSGDIKAKELKAENVDVIVNGAGNAIINVSKKLNAEINGAGDITYYGNPKEVVKDVSGVGDIIKK, from the coding sequence ATGAAGGCAACTCACTATTATTTAATAATATTGTTTATTATTCTTTCCGTAATGTTATTGAGTGCAAATAAAGCTGATGCGAGCGGAATATCTATAAATTTAGGTGATGGCAGCGCTAGTGATATATCAATTGATGGAGGTGTGGCGCAGTCAGGAAATATTTCAATTGATGGAGGTGTCGTAAGCTCTGGTAGTGGAGGCTGCGGAAGTGGTATTGAGGGGAATGGAATTGATAAGAAGGAAAAAAGAGTTGTATCTGAATTTAAATCTGTAGAGATAGACGGTGCCTTTAATGTTTATATCGAATGTCAAAAGAAAAAAAGTATAGAGGTAAGGGGTGACAGCAATATATTACCCCATATCATAACAAGAGTCGTGGGAAATACTCTTCAAATTACTTCAAATAAAACTATATGCCCGAAAAAATTGCTTGAAGTTAGGGTATCTGTAGACAATGTTGAAAAAATATTGGTTTCGGGTGCTGTTGATCTTTTAATTTCCGGAGTAAATAATAATGGCCTTGATGTTGAAGTTGATGGGGCAGTAGATGTAAAAGCATCTGGAAAAACAAAGAATTTAAAGCTTGATATATCCGGTTCAGGCGATATTAAAGCAAAGGAACTTAAAGCTGAAAATGTAGATGTAATAGTTAACGGAGCCGGCAATGCGATTATAAATGTTTCTAAAAAACTTAATGCTGAGATAAACGGTGCCGGTGATATTACTTACTATGGTAATCCAAAAGAAGTCGTTAAAGATGTTTCAGGGGTAGGCGATATTATCAAAAAATAA